Proteins encoded by one window of Mesorhizobium sp. INR15:
- a CDS encoding TadE/TadG family type IV pilus assembly protein, which yields MVRAGAHLTGIWRKAARFWADRRGVAAIEFAFIAPILLIMYFVTMEASQAIETSKKVSRVGSMVADLVTQQTSVVKADLDAIMKIGTTTLLPYNRSAPNITITAIQVTTDPTPKVLVVWSRKVLNGAYSAGAAVNSVTTVPATLQVAGTFLIRVESGLGYKPILTWSPGDQQKIGLTSAFNNITMGETYYLRPRRGLTITCGDC from the coding sequence ATGGTTCGTGCGGGGGCACATCTGACGGGCATCTGGAGGAAGGCGGCCCGGTTCTGGGCTGATCGCCGCGGCGTCGCGGCAATCGAGTTCGCCTTCATCGCTCCTATCCTGCTCATCATGTATTTTGTTACCATGGAGGCCTCGCAGGCCATCGAGACGAGCAAAAAGGTCAGCCGTGTCGGCAGCATGGTGGCCGATCTCGTCACGCAGCAGACAAGTGTCGTCAAGGCGGACCTCGACGCGATCATGAAGATCGGCACGACCACTCTTTTGCCCTACAACCGTTCGGCCCCCAACATTACCATCACGGCAATACAGGTGACGACCGATCCAACGCCGAAAGTGCTGGTGGTCTGGTCACGCAAGGTGCTCAACGGCGCCTATAGCGCCGGCGCTGCCGTCAACTCGGTCACAACGGTTCCTGCAACGCTCCAGGTCGCCGGCACCTTCCTCATCCGCGTCGAAAGCGGCCTTGGCTACAAGCCGATCCTCACATGGTCGCCGGGCGACCAACAGAAAATCGGATTGACCTCGGCCTTCAACAACATAACGATGGGCGAGACATATTATCTGCGCCCTCGCAGAGGCCTGACGATCACCTGCGGAGACTGCTGA